A single window of Paracoccus albus DNA harbors:
- the parC gene encoding DNA topoisomerase IV subunit A codes for MSDDLIPEEPENLSSEPLSRAIGERYLTYALSTIMNRALPDARDGLKPVHRRILYAMRELRLAPNGPFRKSAKISGDVMGNYHPHGDGAIYDAMARLAQDFAMRYPLVDGQGNFGNIDGDSPAASRYTEARLASPGDALMQGLNEDSVEFRPNYDGTLTEPVVLPAAFPNLLCNGASGIAVGMATNIPPHNLHEVIDACLHLIKTPDARDDTLLNFVQGPDFPTGGVLVEDAETLREVYRTGRGSLRLRARWSQEDLGRGMWQIVVSEIPYQVQKSRLIERLAELIQTKKMPILADVRDESAEDVRIVLEPKTRSVDPAQLMAALFKASDLEIRFGMNMNVLIDGRVPKVCSLKEVLRAFLDHRRDVLLRRSNFRLGKIAARLEVLEGYIIAFLNLDRVIEIIRNDDDPKAGLLAENWGKDLGTEIFLTEVQAEAILNMRLRALRRLEEMELRAERDSLLEEQEGLNALVADEDLQWTRITEELREVRSQFGKSADGGMRRTEITTSVDVQPLDLDAMIEKEPVTVILSRMGWIRAMKGHQPLDAEVKFRDGDGPFMALHAETTDKLMLYGSNGRFYTLATNDLPGGRGLGEPVRLMVDLPNDAGIVDLFPWRDGVKYLLASKAGDGFIVNAPDILAQTKSGKQVLNGDALLCRSVSGDHVATVGENRKMLVFPLNELPEMARGKGVRLQKFKDGGLSDAVCLTLAEGLRWQESGGRTRTEPDLTEWLGKRASAGRMAPRGFPRDNKFN; via the coding sequence TCCGACGATCTTATTCCCGAAGAACCCGAGAACCTAAGTTCCGAACCGCTCTCTCGCGCGATCGGAGAGCGCTATCTGACATATGCGCTGTCCACGATCATGAACCGTGCCTTGCCTGACGCGCGTGACGGGCTGAAACCAGTTCACAGGCGCATCCTTTACGCGATGCGGGAATTGCGGTTGGCGCCGAACGGCCCATTCAGGAAATCGGCCAAGATTTCCGGCGATGTGATGGGTAACTATCACCCGCATGGCGACGGCGCGATCTATGATGCGATGGCGCGTCTGGCGCAGGATTTCGCCATGCGATACCCGCTGGTCGACGGGCAGGGGAACTTCGGCAATATCGACGGCGACAGCCCGGCAGCTTCGCGCTATACCGAGGCGCGGCTCGCCAGCCCCGGCGATGCGCTGATGCAAGGTCTCAACGAAGATTCGGTTGAGTTCCGGCCCAATTACGACGGCACGCTGACCGAACCCGTCGTGCTGCCGGCGGCATTTCCAAACCTTCTGTGTAACGGCGCGTCAGGCATCGCGGTCGGCATGGCCACGAATATTCCGCCGCATAACCTGCACGAGGTCATCGATGCCTGTCTGCATCTGATCAAGACGCCGGATGCGCGTGACGATACTTTGCTGAATTTCGTGCAGGGGCCGGATTTTCCGACAGGCGGCGTGCTTGTGGAAGATGCTGAGACATTAAGGGAAGTCTACCGCACGGGCAGGGGAAGCCTTCGCCTTCGCGCACGGTGGTCGCAAGAGGATCTGGGCCGAGGGATGTGGCAGATCGTCGTATCCGAGATTCCCTATCAGGTTCAGAAGTCCCGCCTGATCGAACGGCTTGCCGAACTGATCCAGACGAAGAAAATGCCGATCCTTGCCGACGTGCGCGACGAATCCGCCGAGGATGTGCGCATCGTGCTGGAACCCAAGACCCGCAGCGTCGATCCCGCACAGCTTATGGCTGCGCTGTTCAAGGCATCGGATCTGGAGATCCGCTTTGGCATGAACATGAACGTGTTGATCGACGGGCGGGTGCCGAAGGTCTGTTCGCTCAAGGAGGTGCTGCGGGCGTTCCTTGATCATCGCCGCGATGTGCTGCTGCGCCGCTCCAACTTCCGCCTTGGCAAAATCGCCGCCCGGCTGGAGGTGCTGGAGGGCTATATCATCGCCTTCCTGAATCTTGACCGGGTGATTGAGATCATTCGGAATGATGACGATCCGAAGGCTGGCCTTCTGGCCGAAAACTGGGGGAAGGATCTAGGGACAGAGATCTTCCTGACAGAGGTCCAGGCCGAAGCCATCCTGAACATGCGCCTGCGCGCGTTGCGCCGCCTGGAGGAGATGGAGCTTCGGGCAGAGCGTGACAGCCTTCTGGAAGAGCAAGAGGGTCTGAATGCACTGGTGGCCGACGAAGATCTGCAATGGACCCGGATAACCGAAGAACTGCGCGAGGTGCGCAGCCAGTTCGGGAAGTCCGCCGATGGTGGAATGCGGCGCACCGAAATCACCACCTCGGTGGATGTGCAACCGCTCGATCTGGATGCCATGATCGAGAAAGAGCCGGTGACGGTCATCCTGTCACGGATGGGCTGGATCAGGGCGATGAAAGGCCATCAGCCGCTGGATGCCGAGGTCAAGTTCCGCGATGGTGACGGCCCGTTCATGGCGCTTCACGCCGAAACGACCGACAAACTCATGCTGTACGGATCAAACGGTCGCTTCTATACGCTGGCAACGAACGACCTGCCCGGTGGGCGTGGCTTGGGCGAACCTGTGCGCCTGATGGTTGATCTGCCGAATGACGCGGGCATTGTAGATCTGTTCCCGTGGCGGGACGGTGTGAAATATCTGCTGGCATCCAAGGCGGGCGACGGCTTCATCGTCAATGCACCTGATATCCTTGCTCAGACCAAAAGCGGCAAGCAGGTGCTCAACGGCGATGCGCTGCTGTGCAGAAGCGTCTCTGGCGATCATGTCGCGACGGTCGGCGAAAACCGCAAGATGCTGGTCTTCCCGCTGAATGAGCTGCCCGAGATGGCGCGTGGCAAAGGCGTTCGCCTGCAAAAATTCAAGGATGGCGGGCTGTCTGACGCGGTTTGCCTGACATTGGCCGAGGGGCTGCGTTGGCAGGAAAGCGGCGGCCGCACCCGGACAGAGCCGGATCTGACGGAATGGCTGGGCAAACGCGCGAGCGCAGGCCGAATGGCACCGCGCGGCTTCCCGCGGGACAACAAATTCAACTGA